The following proteins are co-located in the Pseudomonas antarctica genome:
- a CDS encoding DUF2059 domain-containing protein translates to MTRLRAICTAVALVCASGQVFADTASHNASAEAFLTLAHADKLGTPVYMQVQQMFAQRFEQTKAPAAKQSVLDSYQAKANAALDQAIGWPKLKPDMVKLYTTNFSESELKDLVAFYQSPLGKKVLEKMPQLTQQSAQMTQAKLESAVPVVNKLLEDMTNELTPKAAAPAKKK, encoded by the coding sequence ATGACTCGTCTTCGTGCCATCTGTACCGCGGTTGCTCTGGTTTGCGCCAGCGGCCAAGTGTTTGCCGATACCGCCAGCCATAACGCCAGTGCCGAAGCCTTCCTTACCCTGGCCCACGCTGACAAGCTGGGTACCCCGGTGTACATGCAAGTGCAGCAAATGTTCGCCCAGCGTTTCGAACAGACCAAGGCGCCTGCCGCCAAGCAGTCCGTACTGGACAGCTACCAGGCCAAGGCCAACGCTGCTCTGGACCAAGCCATTGGCTGGCCGAAGCTGAAGCCGGACATGGTCAAGCTCTACACCACCAACTTCAGCGAATCCGAGCTCAAGGACCTGGTTGCGTTCTACCAGTCCCCACTGGGCAAGAAAGTCCTGGAAAAAATGCCGCAACTGACCCAGCAATCGGCCCAGATGACCCAGGCCAAACTGGAAAGCGCCGTACCGGTGGTGAACAAGCTGTTGGAAGACATGACCAACGAGCTGACGCCTAAAGCCGCCGCACCGGCCAAGAAGAAGTAA
- a CDS encoding class II fumarate hydratase, translating to MSRIETDSLGDVQVPDDAYWGAQTQRSLVNFAIGEQRMPLAVLHALALIKKAAARVNDRNGDLPADIARLIEQAADEVLDGQHDDQFPLVVWQTGSGTQSNMNANEVIAGRANELSGKPRGGKSPVHPNDHVNRSQSSNDCFPTAMSIAAVQAVTKQLLPAITYLSGGLAELSARHMKLVKTGRTHMMDATPITFGQELSAFIAQLDYAERAIRSALPPVCELAQGGTAVGTGLNSPHGFGEAIAAELAALSGLPFVTAPNKFAALSGHEPLVTLHGALKTLAVALMKIANDLRLLGSGPRAGLAEVKLPANEPGSSIMPGKVNPTQCEALSMLACQVLGNDVTIGIAASQGHLQLNVYKPVIIHNLLESIRLLADGCNNFQEHCVAGLEPDAGKMAEHLERGLMLVTALNPHIGYDKSAQIAKKAYAEGLTLREAALDLGYLTDAEFDQWVRPENMLEAGH from the coding sequence ATGAGCCGTATCGAAACCGACAGCCTGGGAGACGTTCAAGTCCCGGATGACGCTTACTGGGGCGCGCAGACCCAACGTTCACTGGTGAATTTCGCCATCGGCGAGCAACGCATGCCCCTGGCGGTACTGCACGCCCTGGCGCTGATCAAGAAAGCCGCCGCCCGGGTCAACGACCGCAATGGCGACCTCCCCGCCGACATCGCCCGCCTGATCGAACAGGCTGCCGATGAAGTGCTCGACGGCCAGCATGACGACCAATTCCCCCTGGTGGTCTGGCAGACCGGCAGCGGCACCCAAAGCAATATGAACGCCAATGAAGTCATCGCCGGCCGTGCCAACGAGCTGTCGGGCAAACCCCGTGGCGGCAAGAGCCCGGTGCACCCCAACGATCACGTCAACCGCTCCCAGAGCTCCAACGACTGCTTTCCCACCGCCATGAGCATCGCGGCCGTGCAAGCCGTGACCAAGCAACTGCTGCCGGCGATCACTTATCTGTCCGGTGGCCTGGCGGAACTGTCGGCACGGCATATGAAGCTGGTGAAGACCGGCCGCACTCACATGATGGACGCCACGCCCATCACCTTCGGCCAGGAACTCTCGGCGTTTATCGCCCAACTGGATTACGCCGAACGCGCGATCCGCAGCGCCCTGCCCCCGGTGTGCGAACTGGCCCAGGGCGGCACCGCCGTCGGCACCGGGCTCAATTCGCCCCATGGTTTTGGCGAAGCGATTGCTGCTGAATTGGCAGCCCTGTCGGGGTTGCCGTTTGTCACCGCGCCGAATAAATTCGCCGCCCTCTCGGGCCATGAGCCGCTGGTGACCCTGCACGGCGCGCTGAAAACCCTGGCGGTGGCCTTGATGAAAATCGCCAATGACCTGCGCCTGCTGGGCTCCGGCCCGCGTGCCGGGCTGGCGGAAGTCAAGTTGCCGGCCAACGAGCCAGGCAGCTCGATCATGCCCGGCAAGGTCAACCCTACCCAATGTGAAGCGCTGTCGATGCTGGCCTGCCAGGTGCTGGGCAACGACGTGACCATCGGCATTGCCGCCAGCCAGGGGCACTTGCAGTTGAACGTGTACAAACCCGTGATCATCCACAACTTGCTGGAGTCGATCCGCCTGCTGGCCGATGGCTGCAATAATTTCCAGGAGCATTGCGTGGCAGGCCTGGAGCCCGACGCCGGGAAAATGGCCGAGCACCTGGAGCGCGGGCTGATGCTGGTGACGGCGCTCAACCCGCATATCGGCTACGACAAGTCGGCGCAGATCGCCAAGAAGGCTTACGCCGAAGGGCTGACGCTAAGGGAAGCCGCACTGGACCTCGGCTACCTGACCGACGCAGAGTTCGATCAGTGGGTTCGCCCGGAAAACATGCTCGAAGCCGGGCACTAG
- a CDS encoding AcvB/VirJ family lysyl-phosphatidylglycerol hydrolase produces the protein MKRSSLFILFMVTGLMGLAAWYPADSSALRAFPVILPPPSTAPAMNELVIFYSGDGGWAPLEQAISHNLNERGYGVLGISTLAYFWHEQPVADSAAQLDALITVYRKEWGAPKIWLIGFSFGANVLPSLINQLKPENRVRISQLTLLEPTQDVFLEIELEHYITVGWLNRITQAYRHLREPVTHHDPLPALFQLKGLMPVTCLHTSENSTGLCRQPSLPEWVSAAEIPGTHSFNGDFTHLTRRLIELHPTAAAGP, from the coding sequence ATGAAGCGAAGCAGCCTGTTTATCCTCTTCATGGTGACAGGGCTTATGGGGCTGGCAGCCTGGTACCCGGCCGACAGCTCCGCGTTGCGGGCGTTTCCCGTTATTCTGCCGCCCCCCTCGACAGCACCCGCCATGAACGAGCTTGTCATCTTCTACTCCGGTGACGGCGGCTGGGCACCCTTGGAGCAGGCCATCAGCCACAACCTTAACGAACGTGGCTACGGCGTGTTGGGCATCAGTACACTGGCGTATTTCTGGCATGAACAACCCGTGGCAGACTCGGCCGCACAGTTGGACGCCCTTATCACGGTTTACCGCAAGGAATGGGGTGCGCCCAAGATCTGGTTAATTGGCTTTTCTTTCGGGGCCAATGTCCTGCCATCACTCATCAACCAGCTTAAACCCGAGAACCGTGTGCGCATCTCGCAACTGACATTGCTGGAGCCTACCCAGGATGTGTTCCTGGAGATCGAACTGGAACACTACATCACCGTGGGCTGGCTCAACCGGATCACCCAGGCCTACCGGCATCTGCGCGAGCCGGTTACCCACCACGACCCATTACCGGCACTGTTTCAATTGAAAGGGCTGATGCCTGTTACCTGCTTGCATACCTCCGAAAATAGCACTGGGTTATGCCGTCAGCCCTCGCTTCCCGAGTGGGTAAGCGCAGCAGAAATCCCCGGCACTCACTCTTTCAATGGGGACTTCACCCACTTGACTCGACGCCTTATCGAGCTACACCCAACCGCAGCCGCCGGGCCTTGA
- a CDS encoding DMT family transporter, with protein MHISSGRWVYGFGLTLLTAFLWGILPIKLKQVLQVMDPITVTWFRLTVAGGCLFLYLAATRRLPSRKVLGPKGGWLVAMAVCGLVGNYVLYLVGLKMLSPGTAQLVVQMGPIFLMVASVFVFKERFSLGQGMGLVVLIIGFGLFFNQRLVELLTSLGTYTAGVLTILLATTIWVFYALGQKQLLTVWNSLQVMMVIYLSCAVLLTPWAHPLEALQLSPLQGWLLLACCMNTLVAYGAFAEALAHWEASRVSATLALTPLVTFVAVALAAWLWPDFVQAEEINAIGYAGALVVVLGSAMVALAPSLLAGLKARRLRLGVAR; from the coding sequence ATGCACATCTCTTCCGGCCGCTGGGTCTATGGCTTTGGCTTGACCCTGCTGACCGCGTTTCTTTGGGGCATTCTGCCGATCAAGCTCAAGCAGGTGCTGCAGGTGATGGACCCGATCACCGTCACCTGGTTTCGCCTGACCGTTGCCGGCGGCTGCCTGTTCCTCTACCTCGCCGCGACCAGGCGCCTGCCTAGCCGCAAAGTGCTCGGCCCCAAGGGCGGCTGGCTGGTAGCCATGGCCGTGTGTGGCCTGGTGGGCAACTATGTGCTGTACCTGGTCGGCCTGAAAATGCTCAGCCCCGGCACCGCACAATTGGTCGTGCAGATGGGCCCGATCTTTCTGATGGTCGCCAGTGTATTTGTGTTCAAGGAGCGCTTCAGCCTGGGACAGGGCATGGGCCTGGTGGTGTTGATCATCGGCTTCGGCTTGTTCTTCAATCAGCGTCTGGTGGAACTGTTGACGTCGCTGGGAACTTACACGGCCGGTGTGCTGACGATCCTGCTCGCCACCACTATCTGGGTGTTCTATGCCCTGGGCCAGAAGCAGTTGCTGACGGTGTGGAACTCGCTGCAAGTGATGATGGTGATCTACCTGTCGTGCGCCGTGCTGCTCACGCCGTGGGCACATCCGCTGGAGGCGCTGCAACTGAGCCCGTTGCAAGGCTGGCTGTTGCTGGCGTGTTGCATGAATACGCTGGTGGCTTATGGGGCGTTTGCCGAGGCGCTGGCGCACTGGGAAGCCTCGCGGGTCAGTGCGACCCTGGCGCTGACGCCGTTGGTGACCTTTGTGGCCGTGGCGCTGGCGGCGTGGCTATGGCCGGACTTTGTGCAGGCCGAAGAGATCAACGCCATCGGTTATGCCGGGGCGTTGGTGGTCGTGCTGGGCTCGGCGATGGTTGCCTTGGCGCCGTCATTGCTCGCCGGGCTCAAGGCCCGGCGGCTGCGGTTGGGTGTAGCTCGATAA
- a CDS encoding thiolase family protein, protein MREVVIVDSVRTGLAKSFRGKFNQTRPDDMAAHCVNALLTRNGIDPATVEDCIVGAGSNEGAQGYNIGRNVAVLSQLGTGTAGMTLNRFCSSGLQAIAIAANQIASGCSDIIIAGGVESISLTLKSVNTDNLINPLLKEQVPGIYFPMGQTAEIVARRYHVSREDQDLYALQSQQRTAQAQADGLFDDEIVPMAVKYRVEDKHTGEVQVLEGVVERDDCNRPDTTLASLSGLKPVFAEDGSVTAGNSSQLSDGASMTLVMSLEKALELGLKPKAFFRGFTVAGCAPDEMGIGPVFSVPKLLKAKGLQVADIDLWELNEAFASQCLYARNRLEIDNARYNVNGGSISIGHPFGMTGSRQVGHLVRELQRRNLRYGIVTMCVGGGMGATGLFEAVR, encoded by the coding sequence ATGCGTGAAGTAGTGATCGTCGACAGCGTGCGAACCGGCCTGGCCAAATCCTTTCGTGGCAAGTTCAACCAGACCCGCCCCGATGACATGGCGGCCCATTGTGTGAATGCGCTGCTGACCCGCAATGGTATCGACCCGGCGACTGTCGAGGACTGCATTGTCGGCGCCGGCTCCAACGAAGGCGCCCAGGGTTACAACATCGGGCGCAATGTGGCGGTGCTCTCGCAACTGGGCACCGGTACGGCCGGCATGACCCTCAACCGCTTCTGCTCCTCGGGCTTGCAAGCGATCGCGATTGCCGCCAACCAGATCGCGTCGGGCTGCAGCGACATCATCATCGCCGGGGGCGTCGAGTCCATCAGCCTGACCCTGAAAAGCGTGAATACCGACAACCTGATCAACCCGCTGCTTAAAGAGCAGGTGCCGGGCATCTACTTCCCCATGGGCCAGACCGCCGAAATCGTTGCCCGCCGCTATCACGTGAGCCGCGAAGACCAGGACCTGTACGCCTTGCAAAGCCAGCAGCGCACTGCCCAGGCTCAGGCCGACGGTTTGTTCGACGATGAAATTGTGCCGATGGCGGTCAAGTACAGGGTCGAGGACAAGCACACCGGCGAGGTGCAGGTGCTGGAGGGTGTGGTTGAGCGCGACGACTGCAACCGCCCTGACACCACCCTGGCCAGCCTCAGCGGGTTGAAGCCGGTGTTTGCCGAAGACGGTTCGGTGACGGCGGGCAACTCCTCGCAGCTCTCCGATGGCGCCTCTATGACACTGGTGATGAGCCTGGAAAAAGCCCTCGAGCTGGGGCTCAAGCCCAAGGCGTTTTTCCGAGGCTTTACCGTGGCCGGTTGTGCGCCTGACGAGATGGGCATCGGCCCGGTGTTTTCGGTGCCCAAGCTGCTCAAGGCCAAGGGCTTGCAGGTGGCGGATATCGACCTGTGGGAACTCAACGAAGCGTTTGCGTCCCAGTGCTTGTACGCGCGCAACCGCCTGGAAATCGACAATGCCCGGTACAACGTCAACGGCGGTTCGATTTCCATCGGGCACCCGTTTGGCATGACCGGCTCGCGACAAGTCGGGCATTTGGTGCGGGAGCTGCAGCGGCGCAACCTGCGTTACGGCATCGTCACCATGTGCGTGGGCGGCGGTATGGGCGCTACCGGATTATTCGAAGCCGTGCGCTAG
- the pap gene encoding polyphosphate:AMP phosphotransferase — protein sequence MFESAEIGHAIDKDTYDAEVPALREALLEVQYELQQQKRFPVIILINGIEGAGKGETVKLLNEWMDPRLIEVRTFDQQTDEELARPPAWRYWRQLPAKGRMGIFFGNWYSQMLQGRVHGDIKDARLDQAIAGAERLEKMFCDEGALIFKFWFHLSKKQMKARLKALADDPLHSWRISPLDWQQSKTYDKFVHFGERILRRTSRDYAPWHVIEGVDAHYRSLTVGNILLEGLQNALKQTKGKASGMNPAPLLASVDHKSLLDSLDMTLRLEKDDYEEQLITEQARFSGLMRDKRMRKHALVTVFEGNDAAGKGGAIRRVAAALDPRQYHIVPIAAPSEDERAQPYLWRFWQKIPARGMFTVFDRSWYGRVLVERVEGFCTPADWMRAYGEINDFEEQLRDAGVIVVKFWLAIDKQTQLERFQAREEIPFKRFKITEDDWRNRDKWDDYRAAVGDMVDRTSTEVAPWTLVEANDKRWARVKVLRTINLALEEAFAKSDKHDKKGKKK from the coding sequence ATGTTCGAATCCGCCGAAATCGGTCACGCCATCGACAAAGACACCTATGACGCCGAAGTGCCGGCCTTGCGCGAAGCCTTGCTGGAGGTGCAGTACGAGCTGCAACAGCAGAAGCGCTTCCCGGTGATCATCCTGATCAACGGCATCGAAGGGGCCGGCAAGGGCGAGACCGTCAAGCTGCTCAATGAATGGATGGACCCACGCCTGATCGAGGTGCGCACCTTCGACCAGCAGACCGACGAAGAACTGGCGCGCCCGCCGGCGTGGCGTTACTGGCGGCAACTGCCTGCCAAAGGCCGCATGGGCATCTTTTTTGGCAACTGGTACAGCCAGATGCTGCAAGGCCGGGTGCACGGTGACATCAAGGATGCCCGCCTGGACCAGGCTATCGCCGGTGCCGAACGCCTGGAGAAGATGTTCTGCGACGAAGGCGCGCTGATCTTCAAGTTCTGGTTCCACCTGTCCAAGAAGCAAATGAAGGCGCGGCTCAAGGCGCTGGCCGACGACCCGCTGCACAGCTGGCGCATCAGCCCGCTGGACTGGCAGCAGTCCAAGACCTACGACAAGTTTGTGCATTTTGGTGAGCGCATCCTGCGCCGCACCAGTCGTGACTACGCGCCGTGGCATGTGATTGAAGGGGTCGACGCGCATTACCGCAGCCTCACTGTGGGCAACATTCTGCTGGAGGGCCTGCAAAACGCCTTGAAGCAGACCAAAGGCAAGGCCAGCGGCATGAACCCCGCGCCGTTGCTGGCGTCGGTGGATCACAAGAGCCTGCTGGACAGCCTCGACATGACCTTGCGCCTGGAAAAGGACGATTACGAAGAACAACTGATCACCGAACAGGCACGCTTCTCCGGGCTGATGCGCGATAAGCGCATGCGCAAACACGCGCTGGTCACCGTATTCGAAGGCAATGACGCGGCGGGCAAGGGCGGGGCAATCCGGCGTGTCGCGGCGGCGCTGGACCCGCGCCAGTACCATATCGTGCCGATAGCTGCGCCGAGTGAAGACGAGCGCGCCCAGCCTTACCTGTGGCGGTTCTGGCAAAAGATCCCGGCGCGCGGCATGTTCACGGTGTTTGACCGTTCGTGGTACGGCCGCGTCCTGGTGGAACGCGTCGAAGGCTTCTGCACTCCGGCGGACTGGATGCGAGCCTACGGCGAGATCAATGACTTTGAAGAGCAACTGCGCGATGCGGGTGTGATCGTGGTCAAGTTCTGGCTGGCCATCGACAAGCAGACCCAGTTGGAGCGTTTCCAGGCCCGCGAGGAAATCCCGTTCAAGCGCTTCAAGATTACCGAAGACGACTGGCGTAACCGCGACAAGTGGGATGACTACCGCGCCGCCGTGGGCGACATGGTCGACCGCACCAGTACCGAAGTTGCGCCATGGACCCTGGTGGAAGCCAATGACAAACGCTGGGCGCGGGTCAAGGTGCTGCGCACCATCAACCTCGCGTTGGAAGAGGCGTTCGCCAAGTCCGACAAGCACGACAAGAAAGGCAAGAAGAAGTAG